TTCTTTTACCAAATTTGCTCCACTACACCAaatgtgcaaaaaaaaaaaaagcaaatcaTGAATGTAAGTTTAAACCACCATGTTCAATAGACTTATAAGGCAAACAATGAAACTTTATGTAGACCTCTTGATCAAGATATCGCTTTATGTACCGTAGAAGGTTTAAAAGGTCACTTACACGTGACACATTTAACGTGGAAGGTCTTTTTAGCTTATTGGTCATCCTATAtcacttttttatattttaattctttaatagGTTTCCTTGGTTATTTCTCGTAATTCAGGTTTAAATCTAGTTATCTTTAAGGGACAGAAGGGGTAGTGATCTTATTTGGTTTATTTAAAAGATAGATCAGAGTTGAAAATTGTGAACATTGTTCCTGACTATTTATCTTATAAAGAAGTTCTTAATTTGGTACATAGAAACTTTATTCTTAACTAGGGAATTGCCCATAATTCAccataatcataatcataatcataatcacAAAATCATATTCATAATCATAGGAAATCATAGAGTTAATCTAATGAACTCTGCCTCAAAACTTTCTAAATATAGAACTCATACAACCTTACCACATAGGAGAGTTCCATACTTAATCATGTACATAGATTTAACTCCACATTAAACCATAATTACCCCAAAAAAATAGGGACTAAttaatttcccaaaaaaaaacttGTCCTAATCTTCTTAATTAACTCTCCATACTTAGTTGACCTTTCATCTTTTTAATAAACTCTTCAACCTTTCTTCTTAGTTCATCCTCATCTTGTTGATCTTCATCTTCCTTACTCATTTCAACTTCATTGAACGTGTCGTCTTCTTCTACTACTgctacttcttcttcttccttggaATCTTTCTTGTTATAATCAGTATCCTTTACTAATGTAGTTGTGTATTCATCGAGTTCTCGGGTGCTCGATTTCGAGCTCCCGAAAACAAGGCAAATGATAATGGCATTGCAAAAACAGAAGAGGATGTGGTGGTTTGATGAAGCTTGTGCTATTAACTCCACGGTTGAATACAAGTCATACAACATCCTTTTTTTCCTTAGGGCCGAGGGTATAACCGTAAAAACACTCGCAAGAATCGGACTTTTTCAGGgtatttaagatttttccgaACTTATGAAAGGATAGTTTcggaataaaaaataaatatattttgaatTGGATGAAACTAAGACAAAATAAAGAAAGGAAATAGACAATGTAAAGGTTTGTTTTGGTAAAGTGGGAGGTTTGatgctatatatatatagagagagtgGGTGCAAATTATAAAttgagaaagaaagaaatagaCAAAGTAAAGTTTTGTTTGGCAAAGTGGGGAGTTTGAGGCTTATATAGAGAGTGAGtgcaaatgattaattttaaaatggagAAGAAAGTGGGAACTGATTTTGACACATTAAAAATTGTTTTTGACGCACTTACTATGAGAGCACAGTTTTATGCACTAGCTCTATTTACATATAGGTGTACTGAATCAAATAAAACAGTGTGCTAATATCagtttttcgaaaaaatatgaTCGTGCGCTCTTATTTTCTTACAGTAGGTGTGTTAAAATCAGTTTCCGACCAGGTTGTAATGTGGAATCTTTAGTTGGGTATAACGATTAGATAATGATGAAGTGTGATGTGAAAGCTACTTAGTCTTTGCAACTTCCAACTGACACCTTTGAATTATTCAATTGTTAAACTTGTTTGTTAAAGTTTGTAGAAGTTGCTTTCTGTCTAAGGGTGTGTTGTTAATTGCTGCATAATTTCAGAGCAAATTCTATGAAATTTCACATGCCAACTTCACCCATTTCACCATTTGTTTTTACTTTGTGTGACATAAAGGTTGGATGACTAGGTCAATGTTCaaataatgaaaaataattCGTATATAGACTTGGTCATGTAGACTTGGTCAAAGTAAAATTGACCTTGCTAGGAGTCAAACTATATTGGACCGGAAactagataatttgaatataacACGGAATTAAAACGGAGTTGAACTCTTGAACTCACCTAGAACAAAAATGAATGTTATTTTTCTCATAATAAATAAGTATACcatttaaaaatataattgCACTATAAAGTATTAAGAAGTGCGCATGATCAACATATTACAAGGTAACGTGTTTCTCCAATGCCGTGGATATGTTATGTGTATGATTCAAATCACTACGTTCCTATATATTACGTATTTTGTTTAGTCCATTAATGCACCTGATACACAAAGCTCTCACTTAAGGTGTATGCATCAACGGTATCGAGTATTGGATTATGGTTAGGCAGTTTATCCATCCAGATCCAACTCGAGATCAAGCCACTTCCGATTTTTTTTATCAGGTTGGTCTAGATCGATCGGATCATTTTTTGACAATTCTATGATATACTTCTGCATAAAGATGACACTGAGCCGGGCCGTAGCTAGGCCGGGTTGAGGAACGCTACGAAAAAGCATGACCCAACACAAGCTGAAGTCGTGGGTCTGGACTCGAGCCGTATTTTAGGGAAAAAACACGACAAGACACAGTACGATACGACCCAACCTTACACGACAAAGCACATTAGACAGGGTGAAATAAAGCTTAAGCACGAACACTTTACCCTCCCTAAGGACACATGGGCTTGATACGAAACACGACCCAACCTAGCACACGACCCAACCCAACCTAGCACACGACCCAACCCAAAGACACGTGGGCTCTATAACTCTATTCAAACTCCAATGGGCTGATTGGGAAGGCCTCATGGCCCGTATATTTGTGAAAAAGACTAAAATGCCCTGATTATTCTAGAATATTAACATCACCAAACATTACAATTGTGAAATGTTAAGCAAGAGGTTCAACTAGGGTTTTAGCATTGCGCTTCCAAACAGTGCCTCTCTTCTTCCCTCTTCTTCGTCTTCCTCAGTGAATTTCACAGAAAATGACTTTCTGGGGTTTGTAATTCTCAACCTTCCTTCCGCTTCGTAATGGGAAATTTTCATAAGTCTTGTTTTGGTCTGTGTTTAGTTTCTTACATTTTTCTGAGTTCTTTGAATTTCAGGGGTTGAAGTGAAACCAGGAAAACCCTATACCCTTTTTGCCGAGGAATTGAATGGAACTTTGTGTTTAACTCAGGTAGTTTCCTCAATTTCATGCTCCATGTATCTATTGATTTTGTCATTTGGGTATGTTATTTTTCAAATTGTATGCGATAATTTTAATTGGTTGGTTATGAAACTTTtgtatgattttgattttctctctGGGTTATAGTAATTGAGGCTAGAATAAGGAAATGGAGAAAATAATGAGAGATGAAggttatttaataaaaaatttgtGGTTTCCTAAAATTTGTTAAGTGGGTGTGAATGTGTGATCACACTAAGTTGAGCTTCTTTATCGATTTGGTGCTATGTTGGACCTGTTGGTAGCATATACACACGTTTTAGAAGGATTTAGAAGCTGGTATTACAGTAACAACTGTAGTTATGGTGGCAGAGTTATGGAAACTACATTAGTTCAGTGTTAAGCTGCCTCTCGCGGCATCCATACCACAAATTGACAAATGAGAAAAATTGTGCTTCATCATCGTTGTTACGTTAGGGATTTTATCAGCTTATGTATGCATGCCTGCTAGATTATACTTCAAAATGTCTGCGTAGATAAGCTGTTCTAACCATCTATAGTGAGTTAGTAACTAAGTTATGACTCTAAAGTTGTATAGTTTCTAAATTTCAACAGTTTGGAACTTGTAACAGCTCGAAAAACCAATTATAATGATGTAGCAACCTTTATGTAGTTTAATGGCTGGCATAGTGTCGTTTCAAGGCATTAGAAACTACGTTGATTGTTATGTTAGATCTTTCATGGATGATATACACTTAGTGGCATCGGAATGGACACAAGTTGCTTGAACTTTTTGTGTATGTTATGCAATTGTTACGTATGACTTATAAGTGCTATAAATGTCAATCAGGCCACTTTGGGAACTGGTTCAGCAGTGAAGAAGAGCACCCTTCAGGTCAATGTAGGAGAGAACGATCCAGTTTTTCTCTGCACTTTGTTGCCTGACAAGACAGAATCTTGCtcgttgaatcttgaattcgatgatgatgatgatgtgaaATTCTCTGTTGTTGGCCCCACTAGTATCCACCTGGCTGGCTATATTGCGACTTATCAAGAAGAACATGGAGATGATTGTGATTCGTATCCTTCAACTATTTCTAGATAATGTTATTTTGTACTTAATGTTATTGGATATATTAGAACAGAATTGTTTGACATCCTGCATATATTTTCTTTCTCCAAATGATAAGTTTAGTGCTTCCTTGATCAAGGACCCTTTAGTGATTGTGATTCAGATGGGGAAGATATTGCCGAGGGAGAGAGCAGTGACTATGAATCTGAAGATTACGAGGATGAGTTTATTGATGATGATGGAGATAATACCATGTtaccaccttcacctgtccgAAACAGTGGAGGTATAAATTTGATTCTGAGATCTGTTTGTTTATCAAATGATGCGCACACATTTCCGTGCTTcaatccccccccccctccctccTTTAATCTCCCATTTCTGTCTTATGTATTCTGAGGAGTTCGGTGCTTTCTTTACTTTTATCAGCCGGTTGTTTTAGACAAGCTAGTATATAAGGCATTATCTATTATTACTTCACAGTTTTATTAGGAGTTGTAGGTTTTGCTAGGATACTTGAAAATTAGGAGTAGCTGTTTGTTTGAAAAAAATCATCCTTGGCTTGCTTTGAGGTGCTAGCCTTGGTCAGTCGCAAATGAACAGTGAATAGATATTTGAAATTAGGCTTTGGACACCAAAAATATATTTGTATGATTTGCATGTAATtagttaaatcatgaaaaatgtcATCGTCTAACATTTGGTTTAGATCTATGGGTGTGAATTTGATTCAGGATTGCGCTGAATTTTGTGCTACATCACAAATGTGTCATGGAGCTAACACAGGAAATAGGTTTTTTCAATGAAATTTCTGTCGGGATGGAGTTTGTTCGTCTTCACTTGCTGAAATGTTgtgatttttttgtttgttttgacgcatcttttttttttaattgctaaATTTAGTTGTTGAATCATTTGCCAATTTCCCAGAAGCATACCTCATTCTGCATTAGTAGTCCTTCTCCCCTCTATTTGTGGCGGTGGTGAGGAGTGGATAGACATTGTTCTGATCATTTGATATGCCCTTTGGTAATTGTAGTTGTTATTGAGGAGCTAGAGGATGATGAAAAGGCTGCAAGTGAAAATGGTGtatcaaaaaaatcaaagaagaaaaaacagTTGGCTAACAATGACAAAAAAGCTGAAAAACAAATTGTCAAGGGAGATACTGGTGCCCCAGTATTGGAGAGTGAAGATGAAGATGGCTTTCCAGTTTCTTCATCACGTAAAAGCGAAAATCCTGAAGCAAACACATCAGGAATAGCTGTGGAAGGGAAGAACAAGAAAAGGAAGAAGGGTGAAGGAAAAGATGATGTTGAATCTGCAAAAAGTTTAAAAGAGGAAGTTGACGCTATTACTGGTGATGAACAGAAAAGGTACACCTGTGTAGTATTATTGTTTGTAGTGTTATATTCAATGTTTGATCTCTTGTAGTTAATGTTTAAACTGGGTAAGCTGCTTGTACATGCAATCTCCATTTGCTATTCTTTGttaattatcaaaatttattttgatCTAAATGTGATTTGTTGAACCTTCCAGTGATGCTAATGAAGCTACTAATGGAGATTCCTCTGAgaacaagaaaaagaagcagaagaagaagaacaagAAAGCCAAGATAGAGAAGGCTGAAGAGGTTTCAAATATAACGCCAAATGCAAACACAGAAGATAAGCAGATTAGCAAAACTGATAAAGTAGCCAAGCAATCTAAATCAAGAGTTAAGACCTTTCCTAATGGTTTGGTCATAGAAGATGTAGCTATGGGAAAACCTGATGGTAAAAGAGCTTCTCGTGGAACTAAGGTAAGTGGTGTATTTCCAGCTTACTGTTTTCTGCTTTGCCCAAAGGCAAAAAAGTTGTTTTTATTTGTTTCTTTCGATTTGTTGCTTTCCTATAAAATGGTTTGATTATTGTTAGTGGATTCATTTGTTGGTATTCACGGTTGTAGTGACTCTGTACATTTATGCATTTGAAGAATGAAAAAGTAGAAACAATGACAAAGCAGCATGATTGACAACTTGGTTTAACTTTTGCTGCTAgatctcttttttctttcttgtatCCTCTTTTAACTTCCATCCAAAAAGAATTTTGTGGTTTAGGAGTTGTAGTGGTGGGGTTCAGAGTGAGGGTATGAAGAGGAAACCATATTATTGAATTGACATAGAAAGTTGATTCTGTACTTGTCAAGTTGCTTTCTACTCTAGCGAGTATGTATAGAACTGGTGTTTAATATACCAGAAAGAGCCCGAGCACACGCTGTGTATGTGCGTGCATCTTGGGACTCTCTACTAAAAAGTAGAGTATTTTCATTCTGGCCAAATCAAATGACATTAAGAAACAGTATTTTGATATTGTGAGTGATATTGACTCGGCATTAATAGTGACTACAATCTATATTTGttacttattttattttctgtaTTAAGTATTAGCTGATTGACACTAAGGTTGTTCATATGTTCTCATAATCCCATCCCCATTCTCATCATCTCACTGCTCATCGGTCGGACCACCCTTGAGCAAAAAAACATGGTTAGTGGGTTACTCTTTGATCGGTGTTGTTAGTTGCGCATCTGGGTgactatttcaccaaaactTTTCCCAGTTCATCTTGTTTGTCCTGCGGGTCGGGGGGTTAGGTAATATGTTTGACTTTGAAGTGAATTAGAACAAATGAGTTGATCATAAAAGAACCCACCATCTGAGATAAATGATTCAAAGTTTAAACTTCAAAGCTGTAATGATGAAAACTTTGTCGATTTGATTGTTATAATCTATTTTTCTTGTACTTTTTGGTTGataaagaaatgtaaacaaCATCCTCTATCCAGAAGTTTCTCAGTTGTCTTAAAATTGCAGGTTAGTGTTCGCTATGTTGGGAAGTTGCAGAAGAATGGCAAACAATTTGACGCTACAGGCAGTAAACCCTTCAAGTTCCGTCTAGGTAACTACCAACATTCTGTATTAAtgaagttttattttttatttttgagtaAGTATCAATGGTTATTTGTGTTGTGGCCTTGTGTGATTGTAAACTTACTCAATTTCTTCATGCAACAGGTATTGGATCAGTCATCAAGGGGTGGGATGTTGGTGTTGAAGGTACAAATAAAGTTCAAGCACATAATAATCTTTTTGCTTTTTTACCTTGTGCTTGTTTAGAGTCTAAATTAGTACTAATAATGATGGTGTGATATTTTGATGATTAGGCATGCGTATTGGAGACAAGAGAAAGCTTACAATTCCACCTTCAATGGGGTAAGGATCTTATCCATAAGGCTTGCATGTAAATCGAACTGACGATAAAtacaaaaacatgaaatttaaaaagtggtaaatatgaaaaaacCCTATAAATTTCATCTCCAAAATTTCTGAAAGCAGTGCGGATCTTTttcattttacctcaaataGCCCTTAATTCGACCATAACCCTATCTTCATGTCTTTTGTACAGAAAAAATGTTGACAGTAAATTTTTCTTTGTACAGAATAAATGTTGACAGTAAAGTAGTGCTGCACTGGTGTTTTAGAATCTGTTGACagtaaatttttatttgattgtgcAGTTATGGTTCTTCTGGCGCTCCGCCTCAGATTCCACCCAATGCATGGCTAGTCTTCGACGTTGAATTGGTCGATGTCGCTTGATAGAGCTCACTTTCATCGGAAGTTACTTTTCTGGTAGAAGTTTTGAGGCAGTGTTAATTTCAGTATGCATGGAAAAGCAAATTTTGTTTCTTGTACCTAAAGAATGATGTGTTTTGTGAGAGAAATTTAAAGCTCTGAGAAATTTTGATTGACATTATTTGAGGCTTAATGATATCGATTTATATTGCACAAGTTTGACTCATCTTttctacattttttttaattcaacatGCTTAATTATCTTCTATTTATTGGTTTATATCGTCTGGACTTATCTTCGACTTTTATCATTTAGTTATGACTCGATTTCAGCTCGGGAATGAGAATGAATTTAAGTGTAACTTGGTAAGGAAAGTAACATCATGATGTCTAGCAACAATAAGCATTGATAATTATTTGATACATGACTTTTCTCATAAAATTACTACATAAATTATGCTCATCGATTATTATTTGATACATGACTTTTGTCATAAATTATGCTCATCATCACTATTTATTTAGGTCGAGTATTGAAATCGACTTCTTGTTTGTAAAGGCTAGTAGTAGATCATGGCAAAATTAGCGGATAGTTGTTAAAATAACGGCTAGGGGTGAATAGCGGGTGGTGTTTAATTGTTAAAGTAGCGAGGTAACTGGATTGAATGCTCGATAAAAGGAGCGAGGTAACTAGAATGAGTGTTCGATAAAAAGTAGCGGTCAAGAATGGTTAAAGTTTACACTTTGTACGTAGtataaatttatcatttatcaaacGCTATCCTACGTTGTTTAGTAAAGAATTATTTCAACATTTGAGTAATCCAATCCAACCGCTACTGAGTAGTATTTTGAATTGGTCAAGACGTTACCACCAGGGGCGGTGCTAGTAAGGGttcagtgggttcaactgaacccttACTAGCTACGGAGTAAACAAAAGTCTAGCATGTTTACAAAACAAAATAAGGTCAAGTATTAGTAATCGCAATATATTACATAAACAATTGAGTCGATGCAGTGGTATTTGCTCTACTCACCAAACTAAAGGTTAGAAGATCGAATCTCTTTCCGCTCTTTTTTCGGCTTTTCCTGCTTTCTTTTATTTGGTTTTCTAAAACAGTGAATAATTTTTATactaatttctccttttttcggCTTTTTCTGCTCTTTTTTGTTTGGTTCTCTAAAacagtatatattttttatactaATTCCTATATAAAGTTACttttaaaatatgaaaatttgcTAAATGCAACCATAGCATATTTTGTTCCCATTTATTTGCGTTCTAAATGGAGTTTTGACTATAAATCGTGTTGCTAAAATTTCAATGTATCTTATATACGGTATCAAAAGTATTGTTCAATATTTTGTATAAAAAGATGACTTGAGTTTAAATTTCGAACCCGTAGTACGATTTTTCTGGCACCGCCACTGGTTACCACTTATCTAAACGCTGGAGCCATACACGCATATTCGTTTCTTACAAACATTTATATAACAAAAGACCTTTTTGATgtaaattagttaaacaataaaccaattaaataatcaaaacgATTTCTTCGATGAGGGGTCTTACATAAAAGTTGTCGTTCATTTCTTCGCCCCATAAACAAAGGAGTGGATTGAGTTTAAGTTACGTGATCATATTGTTAGCTTAACGGCTTACCCGCGTTCTTCCAAATCCCACGTCGACGCCCATTCCAAAGGACTTGTTATTTGTTACTCTCTGGGACtatttttttcataaaaatctTCTGATCACAATTCACAAAACATCAATTTCTAAATCTgataaatcaaaatcaaaaatcTGAATCTGAAAAAATGGGGAATACATATTGTATACTTGGTGGGTGTATTGATCAAGCAAGTGTTGGAGTAATTGAGAAATGGGGTCGATTCGAGAAACTTGCAGAACCTGGGCTTCATTGCTTCAACCCCTTAGCTGGTCAATTTCTTGCTGGGATTCTTTCTACTCGTATCAATTCCCTTGACGTCAAAATCGAGACCAAAACTAAGGTGAATTTGATTCATTCTTGTGATTCCGAATGTTTTCTTTGTGGGTATTTGATTTTAGTTGATTTTAAGTTC
This genomic stretch from Spinacia oleracea cultivar Varoflay chromosome 3, BTI_SOV_V1, whole genome shotgun sequence harbors:
- the LOC110782405 gene encoding peptidyl-prolyl cis-trans isomerase FKBP53; amino-acid sequence: MTFWGVEVKPGKPYTLFAEELNGTLCLTQATLGTGSAVKKSTLQVNVGENDPVFLCTLLPDKTESCSLNLEFDDDDDVKFSVVGPTSIHLAGYIATYQEEHGDDCDSDCDSDGEDIAEGESSDYESEDYEDEFIDDDGDNTMLPPSPVRNSGVVIEELEDDEKAASENGVSKKSKKKKQLANNDKKAEKQIVKGDTGAPVLESEDEDGFPVSSSRKSENPEANTSGIAVEGKNKKRKKGEGKDDVESAKSLKEEVDAITGDEQKSDANEATNGDSSENKKKKQKKKNKKAKIEKAEEVSNITPNANTEDKQISKTDKVAKQSKSRVKTFPNGLVIEDVAMGKPDGKRASRGTKVSVRYVGKLQKNGKQFDATGSKPFKFRLGIGSVIKGWDVGVEGMRIGDKRKLTIPPSMGYGSSGAPPQIPPNAWLVFDVELVDVA